One genomic window of Etheostoma spectabile isolate EspeVRDwgs_2016 chromosome 7, UIUC_Espe_1.0, whole genome shotgun sequence includes the following:
- the dclre1b gene encoding 5' exonuclease Apollo: MSVNGKVIPNTPLAVDFWYVRKCPCTRLFFLSHMHSDHTAGLTSTWSNRPIYCSPTTAALLRLKLQVKEQWIHPLELDEPYLLPLDDIGKERLTVTLIDANHCPGAVMFLFEGYFGSILYTGDFRYTPSMLREPCLRTNTNIDVLYLDNTNCDPNRTLPSRQRATQQIKEIIRSHPNHNVVIGLYALGKESLLLELAMEFKTWIEVSFERMETLKALDLPDVFTTDPGAGRIRAVEQSEVCSATLQEWNKEQPTLAILPTSRPLVSYHPNIHVVPYSDHSSYQELEDFVSAIKPTSLVPIVGNHVPGSFSALLPSKKRHEILVPESVRHYMLRQPERQLSSSSYSSLHRRHFRLLAPKGVVFESPVHGSRKSCEEVLEAECLQQDASEEEMDTESSENDSDCILVDLSKEHTPNKNRRGAGDKWSLNTVQAVSEDMGVAESVPFSQFSQSNFAPVEIQTNTKACLKPVWSTRRPLETNAKIINKAASNENGRSQQSRHGNVQNNHTLSGSDSMTQNNGHGIDQDGDVMSNDQMNKSVVTTLQGSLRNDSCSSSSFQTELKQEYIEELENRILKVLPFMKEDLMTWGLLQKDFVQQFCLSPLCDAREDDLSDR, from the exons ATGTCCGTCAACGGGAAAGTTATCCCGAACACTCCGCTGGCTGTGGACTTCTGGTATGTGCGGAAGTGTCCATGCACACGGCTGTTTTTCCTGTCCCACATGCACAGCGACCATACTGCGGGTTTGACCTCCACCTGGAGCAACCGGCCCATCTACTGCTCACCAACCACTGCAGCTCTGCTCAGACTCAAACTGCAG GTGAAAGAACAGTGGATCCATCCATTAGAGCTCGATGAGCCCTACCTGTTGCCACTAGATGACATTGGCAAGGAGAGGCTGACAGTCACACTGATAGATGCCAACCACTGTCCAGGGGCTGTCATGTTTCTCTTCGAAGGCTACTTTGGCTCTATACTATACACTG GTGACTTCAGATATACTCCCTCCATGTTGCGTGAGCCGTGTTTAAGGACCAACACCAATATAGATGTCCTGTACCTGGACAACACCAACTGTGACCCCAACCGCACCCTCCCCTCCAGACAGCGAGCCACTCAACAAATCAAAGAGATCATCCGCAGCCACCCAAACCACAATGTAGTCATAG GCCTGTATGCACTGGGTAAAGAGTCCTTGCTGTTGGAACTGGCAATGGAGTTTAAAACCTGGATTGAGGTGAGCTTTGAGAGGATGGAGACCCTCAAAGCCCTGGATCTGCCTGACGTCTTCACCACTGACCCAGGAGCCGGTCGTATCCGAGCCGTGGAGCAGTCGGAGGTCTGCTCTGCCACTTTACAGGAGTGGAACAAAGAACAACCCACTTTGGCCATCTTGCCCACCAGCAGGCCCCTGGTCTCCTATCACCCCAACATCCACGTGGTACCCTACTCCGACCACTCTTCTTACCAAGAGTTGGAGGATTTTGTTTCTGCAATTAAACCGACCTCCCTTGTACCCATTGTAGGAAACCATGTACCTGGAAGCTTCTCTGCCTTACTGCCCAGCAAAAAGCGACATGAAATCCTGGTGCCTGAGTCAGTCAGACACTACATGTTGAGACAGCCTGAGAGGCAACTCAGCTCGTCATCGTACAGCAGCCTTCACCGCAGACATTTCCGACTTCTTGCTCCCAAAGGGGTGGTATTTGAGTCTCCTGTACATGGATCCAGGAAGTCATGTGAAGAAGTGTTGGAGGCGGAGTGCCTGCAGCAGGATGCTTCTGAGGAAGAGATGGACACAGAAAGTAGTGAAAATGACTCTGACTGCATCCTTGTTGACCTGAGCAAGGAACACACCcctaacaaaaacagaagagggGCTGGAGACAAGTGGAGCCTCAACACTGTCCAGGCAGTGTCTGAAGATATGGGGGTGGCAGAGTCTGTGCCTTTCAGTCAATTCAGCCAAAGCAACTTTGCTCCAGTGGAGATTCAGACAAACACCAAGGCGTGCTTGAAGCCTGTATGGAGCACAAGAAGGCCTTTAGAAACAAATGCCAAAATAATCAACAAGGCGGCTTCAAATGAAAATGGCCGCAGCCAGCAAAGCAGACAtggaaatgttcagaacaaCCATACATTGTCAGGCAGTGATAGCATGACTCAGAACAACGGACATGGAATTGATCAGGACGGTGACGTAATGTCAAATGACCAAATGAACAAGAGCGTCGTGACAACATTGCAGGGCAGCCTCCGCAACGATTCCTGCTCTTCATCTAGCTTCCAGACTGAGCTGAAGCAGGAGTACATAGAGGAGCTTGAAAACAGAATTTTAAAGGTTCTCCCCTTCATGAAGGAGGACCTTATGACATGGGGCCTTCTGCAGAAGGACTTTGTGCAGCAGTTTTGCCTCTCTCCTTTATGTGATGCAAGAGAGGATGACCTCTCAGACAGATAA